Genomic window (Magnolia sinica isolate HGM2019 chromosome 6, MsV1, whole genome shotgun sequence):
ggattcagtgaccactgtTTGAAACATTCACGTGGCTAAAAAGTTTCATAAttttttagtattttcacttcatcacagtgggaatgaccttataaaccgtttggatgccatataaacatcaaggtagatttgGATTGCATTGATGGTACTGATTAGTGGTCGATGTTCTATAAGCATAccgtaatgtatattttttatacacttgggtggaccatactataggaaacaaggGTGATTGACTGCCCAACATACTTTGTGGTTGGTTAAAACATTTCCGGATTAGGTGCGCCCGGGTCTCACCCAACGCAGTGTGGTACTGCTGTggagcccacgttgatgcatgtattgtatatccaagctatccatccatatTTTTGCTCCttttgaggggaaaaaaaaaaggtacgtccaaatctcaagtggaccacagtgctgattgaattcccaccattaaaaatttcgtagggctcAATGTAATACCCACcgtgagtttatttgccatcaaacctgttgatcaggacacaaggacctggatgatgggaaaaacaaatatcagcttcatcaaaaacttttgtagcctacaaaAATTTTGTAGCAGTTGAGATTCAACAACTACTGTTTCCTCCAATATGGTTCAccagatatttggatctgcttcatttttttggattggTGAAcgagatatttggatctgcttcatttttttggttcatgctctaaaatgatctgaaaaaatgatggaagacgttgatatacaatatatacatcaaggcaggGCTGATTCAATACCACTGATAAAGCTGCTGTgattggatctgctcatttttggtttttcctATGTAACGGGGGACTTCACTTCTTAAAATTTAGTGCGTTGATGCTTGTCCATTTCTGTGCACCCAACAATCCTGTATGCGGCTCATataaagatgttttttttttctttctaattgttTAGCACATTTCATTTCGGTTAACTTGTCATCTGAAGCTTACAGTTCAAGTTCTGTGATATTCTTATATTTGCAACTTCTTTTACTTTGACTTCTTTATTACTTGCATCAACTTCTAAAGTTACCCCCCAGTAATTCCAACAAACCGCTCGGCTTATTTACTGTAGTTTATCTTTGTTTTGCTTTTCTATCAGCAGCTCAGTTATCTTAGCTGTAGAGAGTAACAGTTTTACTGTGAAAACTTATTTCAATGTTGGAAGTCCTTTTATTGAAAGTACCAGCACTGAGTCTAGTGTCTGCATCTGTTGCAGGCTCTGGAGATGGAACCTTGCATGCATGGAGCATCAGCAGATGCAATGACGCTGCCATTAGAATCTTGGCCCGTCAACTCGTCCGTCTGAGGCAGCAAATCACCAACTTGCAAGGGAGTCATGCACAGATCAGAGGGGTAGCAACTCATACACAGGTCTGAATTTCTAACAACAACACAGCGTGGTTAATTCTCTGTAATTGGCTTTCATTTATCTGCTTCTATAAACaacatttgattttatttttattttatcttttcagGCCATGTATTCCAATACTTCCATCTCTGTTGGAATGAAAGGTGCAAGCAAAGCAATGGCAGCTATGAATAAAGTATGTACTTTTGCTTACGTGTAACGAACCATTAGATGTGATTTAACTTTTATTGTCAATGTCCAAAAATCAAATGTAGAGTTCAAGTGTACAGCTTCCCAAGCTTACCAATGCATGTCATTTGTGTTTATTGCATATCATTTAGCTTGCCTTTTCCTCTCTAAGTAGTGAAGAATACTGTTCGTCTCCTAGGGTAGTATAATGTTTCTTGTACATTCTCTTATGACCTTCCAAATACATTGGTGTTTTCAGCAAAATGGCACCAGCAAAGCAGGCCAAAGTGATGCAAGAATTCCAGAAGCAGTCAGCACAAATAGACATGATGGTAGTTTTTGTTGATACTAATTCCTACTATGAGCTTTCAATACTCTTTATATTTATTAGCTTACATTGCATTTCGATGGACGAGCAAATTGAATTGTGAACATTTCATTTAGTATACACAGCGAGGAAACTGCCCTCAAATTTAGGACATGGTACATCCCACATGGTTACAACATACATGTCATTTGCACGATGAGTGGAATGATAAAATAGGAAAGTATGCATATTGATACAGGTATAAAAAATCTCAATGGATGAAGCGTCCATAAGCTTTTGATGCTTTATAATATATACGCATTATTCTGGAGACATTTTGTGGAAATATGAGAAATATGAAAAGAAACGTATCTGTGGGTTATCAGAATCAAAGTGTCCATGAGGTTGTCGAAGTTTAGTAGAaatatttaagaaatgaaaatgCTTGTATTGTGACACATCAGAGCCTAATTGTCCCCGAGGTTTTTGTGATGTCCATGAGATGTGTTTGTGTCCAGCAGATTACTTTTAGattgtgtttgtgtttgtgtttgtgtttgtgtCCAGCAGATTACTTTCTTATTGTTTTTAGCACAGATCTACTGTTGTGGGCTTCTCTCTCATTTGATGATTGCAATCTATACCATGTGCAATTCAAATGGTAGTGGGCTATTACAGAATGTGTTGCATGAGGTTCCTAGAACTACGGTGACCTTTTGTCCAAGGCAGGTAATGTCtatctatgccatccaattcTCAGATGAGGGGACTGGCACATCATGAATTTTCTGTAGCATGGAGTAGTTTCCTAAGCTTATCACTGGGAGGGAGCTGGTTGATCTCCCCTTCCTGAGATTTGCTTCAGAGTTCAGACAAGGTTGGTATGGGAACACAAGTGCAAGATCCAAGTTGTCCACCAATTGAGTACCAGCTTGCAAATGTCCTATCCTAACATTCATGATGCTCTATTCTTGTTGACCATAACATTTGAAATAGGGAAATTTAgcaacctgtttttttttttttttttttttctgcccaTCCAGTTCTCTGTATCTTGAACTCATGTCAATTTGCCATATGTGGTTGCATGAAGGAGCTTGGGTTGTACACACATTTGGGATTTGAAACACCTTGTTAGCAGAAATACTAGTTATTAACCTGCATTGAGCTATCTATTTTTGCCGTCTCTCTTCATCACTAGAGTAATTCTACCCTTTTTTGAGTATTAAAATCCTTGTCATGCTATTTGGGTTCCCTTTTTGCAGGTGCAACCTGGTCTTTCTGCACTTGGAAGATGCAATGGAGGTAGGATatgaagatttcaaggtaatcAACCCAGTTTCTCAAAAATCTACAATTTTTTAATCGTAAGATTGATGTTAGCAGAATGTTTTCCTTCAAACAAGACCAGTGTAGTTTGCTTGAGAGTTTTCAATGGCGAGAGTTtagtccccattgtgtagtctgcTTGATCCTtgtatctggctgatttttgtttttatatcctaaaatgatgccaaacaatggatggacggtgtggataggacacatatatcatggtggccactcaaagctgcttaCTGTTCTAGCTGGAGATGCGCCCATctgttttgttagcttattttaggacatgggataaaaaatgagcagaatctaatattcaagtgggctgaaaaatgtgaggattgaacgtttgctgatgaaatattcatgaggctgcagaagttttgaattagggtaatatttgtgttctcatttCATCTCAATGGAATTGAGGTTATGAACTGTAcgtatggcatttaaacatcactgtcgacggatccttactcttgctcgaggtAGTCTCTCGGGAGTTTGGTTTAagattacttaatcacttcagcttaaaaagtagaaaccaagataagcagtCATGTTTGAAACAAGAGTCATCACTCATGTAAATATGCATTTCTTTTAAGACAGTGATTTGATTTTACCGAAGACAATTGAGTTACATCGGTATTTAATGTATAAGTGGCTATAGGATGAAGGAATGGCAAAATCAGTGTTGGCTTTGAGCAGAATCCTTGCCTATTCAGATAAGACATTTATATTGCATTTTGTGAATTGTCATCCCTTTcatgagaaaagaaaatgtatgaaagccctccttaaaagaaaaaaaaaaaaaaaaaaacaattgtatTCAATACCTTTAAAAGCCATGACCAATGAAATGtgattcttgaatcttgataCTTCGAGTTAAAAAAATCAAGCTTTTCTAATTATTAGCTTCCTTTTTTGGTTGATCACATTTTGATGCAACTTGGTTATCaaggcaatggttaatcacattttGATGCAGTTTGGTTATCTGGAGCATAAATGTGAGCACGCATGgaatcaatttcaaaattcttaatatcttttttttttttttttttttttttttttttcatattggccATCTCTAGactatttttttatatgtatagtaACTCAGTTACTGAAAAATGTAGATCTTTAGCATTGATTAGAGAAGTGCTTATATTTTGGTTTAGTGCAGCAAAGATCATGGCTTGTCTACTCACATCAAAGGAGGAAAAGACGCAGGAAAATCTAAAGCCGTTGTAGGGTTTTTACAGGTGAAATCTAAACAACAGGAGCAAACCTCAACTTCCTTTAAAATGTCTTATCATGTTCTTTAAATATTCTAAGTTGTCTTTTCAAGGGACTGAGGAGCATTTTAGATAATTTTCTGATAGTGGTCATGGACCCCACGGATGCTGTaatgatggttgaaatgaaaaactgTCAACAGTCAGATGGTACAAACAGCTTCAACCAACCAGGGCTCAGGATCTGAACAAAATTGCATATACTGGGTCCCACcaactgaacggtttggatttattaCTTGTAAATGCACAACGGCTGGGAGTGCATTCTGCTGGTGATTATATCAAATAACACCAGCTTTGGATCGTGTATGGAAGCTGATTGTGTGTAGGTTCTCTTGAACCAGGTCCCACAATCTTCTCCTGCGTGGGTTGGGAGGTCCGATTGAAGCAGGTCCCACCTCTCGTAGGGACGGGATTGCTGAGTGACCCAACCTGACTCTGTGGGAcctactgatgtatgtgttttatccatgccattattcgttttgccagctcattttacggcatgcatcgaaaaatgaggcagatccaaagctcaagcggaccacaccccagaaacagtggggatcgaattcctaccgttgaaacattcttgtgggccacaagttttggataagcttaattgcctgctttgtttgtaatagggtggtacattgaaaggatatacccactatcatttgaaactattgagaagaaCACACAtgcgttatatctaaaccgttcatttattttgtaacctcattatatggcatgggcttaaaaatgaggcagatccaaaactttatgtggccccaaagaagttttcaatggtaagtattcaattcctGTCGCTTTCTatagtgggatccacttgagctttagatctacttgattttttggcccatgctctaaaatgatctcgaaaaatgggtggatggtgtggatagcccacacatcatgatgggacctacacaacttgctaacattgagtgaaattggcacgggacccaatacgattccatctaacctacttccaagctattccactcttcccaaacatagagtggaattggcacgtgaccagatgcaattccatcccacctaagcccgtgtaatccagccggccaaacaggcccctaaGGTAGTAGAATGTTTCTTGTACATTCTCTTATGACCTTCCAAATACATTGGTGTTTTCAGCGAATGGCACCAGCAAAGCAGGCCAAAGTGATGCAAGAATTCCAACAGTCAGCACAAATGGACATGACGGTAATTTTTGTTGATACTAATTCCTACTCGAGCTTTCAATACTCATTATATTTATTAGCTTACCCTGCATTTCGATGCACGTGCAAATTGAATTGTGAATATTTCATTTAGTACTCACAGCGAGGAAACTGCCCTCAAATTTAGAACATGGTACATCCCACATGGATACAACATACACGTCATTTGCACGATGAGTGGAATGATAAAATAGAAAGTATGCATATTGACACAGGTATAAAAAATCTCAATGGATGAAGTGTCCATAAGCTTTTGACACTTTATAATATATACGCATTATTCTGGAGACATTTTGTGgaaatatagaaatatgagaaatATGAAAAGAAACAGATATGTGGGTTATTAGAATCAAAGTGTCCATGAGGTTGTCGAAGTTTAGTAGAaatatttaagaaatgaaaatgCATGTATTGTGACACATCACAGCCTAATTGTCCCTGAGGTTTTTGTGATGTCCATGTGGTCATCATATCAATGCTCCAGATCACTTAACCATCTGTCCCACTTGCATAGATCATTAGAGTTGAAGTGCCTGGAAGGTTCTTGCAGTATGCATggtgggtccatcagatcaactgcACGTCCCTAAAATTATGGGCCCCCCACTTGTACTATTTGTATCAGAATTGAAGCGTATGTGAGTTTTTTGTGGCATCCATGTTAGGGCccatcagttgaatgtggactgcatTTCTAGATTTAAAGCCAAAGACTTCAAGAAAAAGTCCGAAGGGATTAAAATAATGCAATTTTGttaaacttctctctctcttgtttcttttTGTAAAGCACatatccaatccaaatatttggaatttggatgatatatttgattttattttcttccttttctattattgtgtagacttgccttctccaataggttggttcgttcagagctttggagaaatgggtatatttagttttggatgtgtgtgttgATTAATTcacatccataactagatatGCCAATTTCTCCAAAGCAATGAACTAACTTATTTGAGTAGGAAAAGTCTACacaaaagaagaaatcaaaatcatatatatcatccaaaatttttattttttttaaattaataagAATCACCGACGGATTTTAGCCGCCGATAACACCGACGGATGCTAGCCGCCAATAACGCCGACGGATTCTAGCCGCCGATAACGCCGACGGATTCTAGCCGCCGACAACACCGACGGATGTTAGCCGCCGATAACGCCGACGGATTCTAGCCGCCGACAACACCGATGGATGTTCGCCGCCGATAACACCGACGGATTCTAGCCGCCGATAACGCCGACGGATTTTAGCCGCCGAAAACTCCGACGGTTTTTATCCGTCGGCGAGCATTGCCGACGCACCCTTTACCGACGGACCAtgcgacggctaaaagccgtcggggaaggtcattgccgacggcttttagccgtcagcgttgccctattttttggtagtgtcatTACCTTATAAGTCAAATTGTTAGCTACATTGCTAGGAGCTATGTGCGCCCTTGTAATCGAAGCCCATGACAACTCGAACCCGACTCAGCTAACTTGACCCAAACTCGAACAGGACTCAACCTGCCTGTACATATTGACTTGACGGTGAGTcgactcactccctctctctccctttttgctTTACTTGTCTAGCTACCTAACTAGCGACCCAAACCCAACTTAGACTCAACGTGTCGAGTCTACATGACCCGACAACAAGTTGGACTCGCACAAGAATGGACCCAACTCGGTCCATGACTGGGTCAAGTCATGTTGGTGTGGCAAATAGCGACCACCTGCACTCTCCATATTTCTCTCTACCTCTATCTTCCACTCTCCTCCTCCTTTCTACTTCTGTTGttgcttcttctcttcttcttcttctttttttctcttactGTATTCCACAACTAGAGAGACTTTGG
Coding sequences:
- the LOC131249666 gene encoding vacuolar protein sorting-associated protein 2 homolog 2-like, with amino-acid sequence MLEVLLLKVPALSLVSASVAGSGDGTLHAWSISRCNDAAIRILARQLVRLRQQITNLQGSHAQIRGVATHTQAMYSNTSISVGMKGASKAMAAMNKRMAPAKQAKVMQEFQQSAQMDMTLD